In Rhodopirellula islandica, a single window of DNA contains:
- a CDS encoding phytanoyl-CoA dioxygenase family protein, translated as MPRPLSEAQLADYDRQGFLLASSLFDPDEIELLRRSAKEDKRLDDHAFGRDDGEGGTVRLSLWNHPGDGVYGAFARCDRIVERAGQLLRDEPYHYHSKMIMKDARVGGAWAWHQDYGYWYGNGVLTPNLVSCFIAVDPATKENGCLQVIRGSHACGRIHHQLTGQQAGADPERVTEILKRFELLHVEMSPGDVLFFHSNLLHRSDQNHSENPRWSMICCYNAKSNDPYKESHHPRYTPLNRLPDSAVREIGAQRFDAVGTAGSGTNGSGQGDEQSASMAWLDPNRDASATALNANSKDAEN; from the coding sequence ATGCCCCGTCCACTCAGTGAAGCCCAGCTTGCCGACTACGACCGCCAAGGATTCTTGTTGGCTTCGTCTTTGTTCGATCCCGATGAGATCGAACTGCTGCGACGCTCCGCCAAAGAAGACAAGCGTTTGGACGACCACGCGTTTGGTCGCGACGATGGTGAAGGCGGCACCGTGCGATTGTCTCTTTGGAACCATCCCGGTGACGGTGTCTATGGTGCGTTTGCAAGGTGCGATCGAATCGTGGAAAGGGCTGGGCAACTGTTGCGTGACGAACCCTATCACTATCACTCCAAGATGATCATGAAGGACGCGCGCGTCGGTGGCGCGTGGGCCTGGCATCAAGATTACGGCTACTGGTACGGCAACGGCGTTTTGACGCCGAATCTAGTCAGTTGTTTCATCGCCGTTGATCCGGCAACCAAAGAAAACGGGTGCTTGCAAGTCATCCGCGGCTCCCATGCGTGTGGACGCATTCATCATCAATTGACCGGTCAGCAAGCCGGGGCGGACCCGGAACGCGTGACCGAGATTTTGAAACGGTTCGAGCTCCTGCACGTTGAAATGAGTCCGGGTGATGTGCTCTTCTTCCATTCCAACCTGTTGCACCGCAGCGATCAAAATCACAGCGAGAATCCTCGTTGGTCCATGATCTGTTGCTACAACGCGAAGTCCAATGATCCTTACAAGGAATCGCATCACCCACGCTACACGCCACTGAATCGGTTGCCTGACTCCGCGGTACGCGAGATTGGAGCGCAGCGATTTGACGCCGTTGGCACCGCCGGATCTGGAACGAATGGTTCTGGCCAAGGCGATGAACAAAGTGCATCGATGGCATGGCTGGATCCCAATCGAGATGCCAGCGCAACCGCATTGAACGCGAATTCAAAGGACGCTGAGAATTGA
- a CDS encoding Gfo/Idh/MocA family protein: MTQRESNAADLGIDPVMPKDREVPIGCIGAGFIMDDCQLVAYRAAGFQPAAIASRRREQAASVAERHGISKVFDNPSELLADSSIPVIDIAVPPDVQLEIIREAVRHPHIRGILVQKPIAGCLAKAKQIVDLCRDAGITLCVNQNMRYDQSVRACKTLLAQGQLGEPVLATIDMRAIPHWMPWQQRQGWMTCRIMSIHHLDAMRYWFGDPIRVFASFRTDPRTTFSHVDGIGLYILEYANGLRCQICDDVWAGPAREGAAEDLGITWRVEGTKGMARGTIGWPKYPLRSPSTIDWTTTDIGRWEQPRWDQVWFPDAFAGPMAELLVALETGIEPNLSGRDNLRTMALVDACYESAKTHRAIELPTTL; this comes from the coding sequence TTGACGCAGCGTGAGAGCAACGCGGCCGACTTGGGCATCGATCCCGTTATGCCGAAAGATCGCGAGGTGCCGATCGGGTGCATCGGTGCTGGGTTCATCATGGATGATTGCCAGTTGGTGGCGTACCGAGCCGCGGGATTTCAGCCCGCTGCAATCGCTTCGCGGCGAAGAGAACAAGCCGCCTCGGTGGCAGAGCGGCATGGAATCAGCAAGGTCTTTGACAATCCCAGCGAACTTTTGGCCGACAGTTCAATCCCGGTCATCGACATCGCGGTCCCACCGGACGTTCAACTCGAGATCATTCGGGAAGCGGTGCGGCACCCGCACATCCGTGGCATCTTGGTTCAAAAACCCATCGCGGGTTGTCTTGCCAAAGCCAAGCAAATCGTCGATCTCTGCCGCGACGCTGGTATCACGCTTTGTGTCAATCAAAACATGCGCTACGACCAGTCGGTTCGGGCGTGCAAGACGCTGCTGGCTCAAGGCCAACTCGGCGAGCCTGTTTTAGCGACCATTGACATGCGAGCGATCCCGCACTGGATGCCTTGGCAACAACGGCAGGGGTGGATGACCTGCCGGATCATGTCGATCCACCACTTGGACGCCATGCGGTACTGGTTTGGAGATCCTATTCGTGTCTTCGCCAGCTTCCGGACCGACCCGCGAACGACGTTCTCGCACGTGGACGGCATCGGACTGTACATCCTGGAATACGCCAACGGTTTGCGTTGTCAAATTTGCGACGACGTGTGGGCAGGACCGGCTCGCGAAGGCGCGGCCGAAGACTTGGGGATCACTTGGCGAGTCGAGGGCACCAAGGGGATGGCTCGCGGAACCATCGGTTGGCCCAAGTACCCGCTTCGCAGCCCCAGCACAATCGACTGGACCACGACCGACATCGGCCGATGGGAACAACCACGCTGGGACCAAGTCTGGTTCCCCGACGCGTTCGCCGGACCGATGGCAGAACTGCTGGTCGCTTTGGAAACCGGCATCGAACCCAACCTAAGCGGTCGCGACAACCTTCGTACAATGGCTTTGGTCGACGCATGTTACGAATCAGCGAAAACCCACCGTGCGATCGAGCTCCCAACAACGTTGTAG
- a CDS encoding exo-beta-N-acetylmuramidase NamZ family protein, translated as MPHQFFAVCLLTITLCFAHTNAVTAQVLAGIDVLQQDDFAALAGRKVGLITNHTGTNLAGVSTVQLLHDSKDVNLVALFSPEHGFVGQLDQANIDDQRDSLTGLKVHSLYGKTRVPTAEMLEGIDTLVFDIQDIGVRFYTYISTMGGAMKAAAENDVRFVVLDRPNPINGTEVQGPVTDAGSESFIAYHRIPVRHGMTIGELAKMFQAEWELDLDLQVIPMEGWEGRPGFDQTGRVWINPSPNMRSLNAAYLYPAIGLWETTNLSVGRGTDTPFEHFGAPWIDALELARELNAQGLSGVSFVPIEFTPDASKFANEKCGGVNVILTERAEFDPLRTALTIAVTLQGLAPDDWNTKSLNRLLVSQKTAEGILGGQSVEQLQAAYQEELSEFEARREKYLMYR; from the coding sequence ATGCCTCACCAGTTCTTTGCCGTTTGTCTGCTCACAATCACGCTTTGTTTCGCTCACACAAACGCCGTCACCGCTCAAGTGCTGGCCGGGATCGATGTCTTGCAGCAAGATGATTTTGCGGCCTTGGCGGGACGCAAGGTGGGCCTGATCACGAACCACACAGGCACGAACCTCGCAGGCGTCTCGACGGTTCAGTTGCTGCACGATTCGAAGGACGTGAATCTGGTGGCCTTGTTCAGTCCTGAACATGGATTTGTGGGCCAATTGGATCAAGCCAACATCGACGACCAGCGGGATTCGTTGACCGGATTGAAAGTCCACAGTCTGTATGGCAAGACTCGTGTTCCGACGGCGGAGATGCTGGAAGGCATCGACACGCTGGTTTTTGATATTCAAGACATTGGCGTTCGCTTCTACACCTACATCTCGACGATGGGTGGTGCGATGAAAGCGGCGGCCGAAAACGATGTTCGGTTTGTTGTTTTGGATCGGCCCAATCCGATCAACGGGACGGAGGTGCAAGGCCCAGTCACCGATGCGGGCAGCGAATCCTTCATCGCTTACCATCGCATTCCCGTCCGGCATGGGATGACGATTGGTGAGCTGGCCAAGATGTTCCAAGCGGAATGGGAACTCGACCTGGATTTGCAAGTCATTCCGATGGAGGGCTGGGAAGGCCGTCCGGGGTTCGATCAAACCGGACGCGTGTGGATCAATCCATCACCGAATATGCGAAGTCTCAATGCGGCCTACCTGTATCCGGCGATTGGGTTGTGGGAGACGACCAATTTGTCCGTGGGCCGTGGTACGGACACACCTTTCGAACACTTCGGTGCTCCCTGGATCGATGCGTTGGAATTGGCTCGTGAACTGAACGCACAGGGATTGAGCGGGGTGAGCTTCGTTCCAATCGAGTTCACTCCGGACGCCAGCAAATTCGCCAATGAAAAGTGTGGCGGAGTGAACGTGATCCTGACTGAGCGGGCTGAGTTTGATCCGTTGCGAACGGCGCTGACCATTGCCGTGACATTGCAGGGACTTGCCCCCGATGACTGGAATACGAAGTCTCTCAACCGTCTGTTGGTCAGCCAGAAAACAGCGGAAGGAATCCTTGGCGGTCAATCGGTGGAGCAGTTGCAGGCGGCCTACCAAGAAGAGCTGTCGGAATTCGAAGCACGTCGGGAAAAGTATTTGATGTATCGTTGA
- a CDS encoding sodium:solute symporter encodes MAISSFDLAVLVIYMLAMVGFGLWVGRDQKDLAGYLLGGRDMPWWSILGSIVATETSTATFLSVPGIAFAVDGDMRFLQLGMGLVIGRLIVAVVLVPLFRRGEIYSAYEILATRFGDSSKRFASLLFLVTRNLGDGLRLFLAGIALEKVLSVDLVSCIVILGGFTIVYTFFGGIKAVIWSDCIQLVVYMVGGVLSLQILVNYFPGGWQQLVEFGQETGRFQVFDFRWRSTDNFSVLTEPFTFWSGVIGGAVLTLGTHGTDQMIVQRYLAARSTLDAQRAVVASGVVVLIQFALFLLLGVALAGFYSQIHPRAFEHNDEVFAAFIVDYLPVGLVGITLAAVFAAAMSTLSSSLNSSASAAVSDFYQPWLLARRNRSENKVADEKSSDDEVSGNLLGVSRKLTVAFGLIQIAIGIGASYLSSSVISDALAIAGFTAGILLGVFLLGILTTSAHQRGALVGMMTGMAVLTAIKFATLVAWPWLAIIGSVTTFVSGYVASRLIPAGPQTGQ; translated from the coding sequence TTGGCTATCAGCTCCTTTGACCTTGCGGTTCTGGTCATCTACATGCTCGCGATGGTTGGCTTTGGTCTGTGGGTCGGACGGGACCAGAAGGACTTGGCCGGATACTTGCTGGGTGGACGCGACATGCCCTGGTGGTCGATCTTGGGGTCGATCGTCGCCACGGAAACCAGCACCGCGACTTTTTTGAGTGTGCCTGGGATCGCCTTTGCGGTCGACGGTGACATGCGGTTTCTGCAGTTGGGGATGGGGTTGGTGATTGGCCGCTTGATTGTGGCGGTCGTGTTGGTGCCCCTGTTTCGCCGCGGTGAAATCTATTCGGCCTATGAGATTCTGGCCACGCGGTTTGGCGACTCCAGCAAACGGTTCGCATCGTTGTTGTTTTTGGTCACCCGGAATCTGGGCGACGGTTTGCGGCTGTTCTTGGCCGGCATTGCGTTGGAGAAGGTTCTCAGCGTTGACCTTGTCAGCTGCATTGTGATCTTGGGGGGCTTCACGATCGTCTACACGTTCTTTGGTGGGATCAAAGCTGTGATCTGGAGCGACTGCATCCAGTTGGTGGTTTATATGGTGGGTGGGGTGCTGTCGTTGCAGATCCTGGTCAACTACTTCCCGGGTGGTTGGCAACAACTCGTTGAGTTCGGCCAGGAGACCGGGCGTTTCCAGGTCTTTGACTTTCGTTGGCGATCGACCGACAACTTCAGTGTCCTGACGGAGCCCTTCACGTTTTGGTCGGGAGTCATCGGAGGAGCCGTGTTGACGCTGGGGACACACGGGACCGATCAAATGATCGTTCAGCGTTATCTGGCCGCGCGGAGCACGTTGGATGCACAGCGTGCGGTGGTCGCCAGCGGCGTGGTGGTGCTGATCCAATTCGCTTTGTTCTTGTTGCTGGGGGTCGCTTTGGCAGGCTTCTATTCGCAAATTCATCCGCGAGCGTTCGAGCACAACGATGAAGTGTTCGCAGCGTTCATCGTGGACTACCTGCCTGTTGGCTTGGTCGGCATCACGTTGGCGGCGGTGTTTGCGGCAGCCATGTCCACGTTGTCCAGTTCCTTGAATTCCTCGGCGTCTGCGGCGGTCTCGGATTTCTATCAGCCTTGGTTGCTTGCTCGCCGCAACCGATCGGAGAACAAGGTCGCTGACGAGAAGAGTTCCGATGACGAAGTGTCTGGCAACCTTCTCGGCGTCAGTCGCAAGCTGACCGTTGCCTTTGGATTGATCCAGATCGCGATTGGGATCGGTGCGAGCTACCTTTCGAGCAGTGTCATCAGCGATGCTCTGGCCATTGCTGGCTTCACGGCTGGGATCTTGTTGGGCGTTTTCCTGCTTGGGATTCTGACCACTTCCGCTCACCAACGTGGTGCATTGGTCGGGATGATGACCGGCATGGCAGTGCTCACCGCGATCAAATTTGCAACGCTGGTTGCGTGGCCTTGGTTGGCGATCATCGGCTCCGTCACCACCTTTGTTTCAGGGTATGTCGCCAGTCGCTTGATTCCTGCGGGGCCGCAAACGGGCCAATGA
- the murQ gene encoding N-acetylmuramic acid 6-phosphate etherase: protein MLNQLTTEASNPASAQIDSLSALQIVQLINQQDALIAAAVNTQAERIAEAVDVIADKFRSNGRLVYLGAGTSGRLGVLDASECPPTFRTPPEMVVGVIAGGPEALTRAIEGAEDHPEFAKRDLAAINLSDNDVLVGIATSGRTPYVIGGLQHARSVGAVTVGLSCNPNCQLRPLSQIMIAPVVGPEVVSGSTRLKAGTATKMVLNMLTTGAMIRIGKTYGNRMVDVRATNEKLVARSRQMLSEIVGIPTDQADQLLHQCEGEVKTAIVVHMREVSPQTARQQLADVGGHLSRLFVTPPE, encoded by the coding sequence ATGCTGAACCAATTGACCACGGAAGCCAGCAACCCGGCCTCTGCCCAGATCGATTCGTTGTCAGCGTTGCAAATCGTTCAACTGATCAATCAACAAGACGCTTTGATTGCGGCCGCGGTGAACACGCAGGCCGAAAGAATCGCGGAGGCGGTGGATGTGATCGCGGACAAATTCCGCTCCAACGGGCGATTGGTTTATCTGGGTGCCGGCACGTCAGGTCGCTTGGGTGTGCTCGACGCCAGCGAATGCCCGCCGACCTTCCGCACCCCACCCGAGATGGTCGTGGGCGTGATCGCGGGCGGCCCCGAGGCGCTGACCCGAGCAATCGAAGGGGCTGAGGACCATCCGGAATTTGCGAAGCGTGATTTGGCTGCCATCAACCTGTCCGACAACGATGTGTTGGTGGGGATCGCCACCAGCGGACGAACCCCCTACGTCATCGGCGGGTTGCAACACGCCCGATCGGTCGGAGCTGTCACTGTCGGACTGAGTTGCAATCCAAACTGCCAATTGCGACCGCTCTCCCAAATCATGATCGCACCGGTCGTGGGACCTGAAGTGGTCAGCGGTTCCACCCGCTTGAAAGCGGGAACCGCCACCAAGATGGTGCTGAACATGTTGACCACCGGGGCCATGATTCGGATCGGAAAGACATACGGCAACCGCATGGTCGACGTCCGCGCAACCAACGAAAAACTGGTCGCAAGATCGCGGCAAATGCTTTCCGAGATCGTGGGGATCCCAACCGACCAAGCCGATCAATTGCTGCACCAGTGCGAGGGCGAAGTGAAAACAGCCATCGTCGTTCACATGCGTGAGGTCTCCCCACAAACGGCGCGACAACAGTTGGCTGACGTGGGTGGGCACCTGAGTCGCTTGTTCGTGACTCCCCCCGAATGA
- a CDS encoding N-acetylglucosamine kinase, which produces MNASTGLVLGIDGGGTKTVAWLARCDFPHHHTAIPNAIETFGRGRAGSSNVRSVGFETALGNLDRAVENAFADAEIPRVMVDRACLALAGAGRNSEQQRIRSWADQCQLTKSLTVVDDALPVLYAAAEDGVGIALISGTGSLALGRNTEGETARCGGWGSLLGDEGSGYQISLAALRAVVRADDGRGPTTQLHQRLLEHHGITTASELIPILYTDSNNRVQIASLAPLVFEVAGSGDSVAQQILDQASTDLAEMVNTLVARLGMSDHPCSLAGTGSVLIHQPAFTQSVRDKLARTGIETTYRAIPESVAGTLVIAMGSTTTH; this is translated from the coding sequence ATGAACGCGTCCACTGGACTGGTGCTGGGAATCGACGGTGGCGGCACCAAAACCGTCGCGTGGCTCGCGCGGTGTGACTTCCCCCATCATCACACTGCGATTCCCAACGCGATTGAAACGTTTGGCCGCGGACGCGCGGGTTCTTCCAATGTCCGTAGCGTCGGCTTTGAAACCGCGTTGGGCAATCTGGATCGAGCCGTCGAGAATGCCTTCGCCGATGCAGAAATTCCCCGCGTCATGGTGGACCGGGCTTGCTTGGCGCTGGCCGGTGCCGGTCGAAACAGCGAACAACAACGCATTCGATCGTGGGCGGATCAATGCCAATTGACGAAGTCATTGACCGTGGTCGATGACGCATTGCCAGTGCTGTACGCCGCGGCGGAAGACGGGGTTGGCATCGCGCTCATCTCGGGCACCGGGTCGCTGGCACTGGGCCGAAACACCGAAGGTGAGACAGCGAGATGTGGCGGTTGGGGAAGCTTGTTGGGTGATGAAGGCAGTGGCTACCAGATTTCTCTTGCTGCTCTGCGTGCTGTCGTTCGCGCCGACGATGGGCGCGGTCCCACCACCCAACTGCACCAGCGATTGCTGGAACACCACGGGATCACAACGGCCAGTGAATTGATTCCAATCCTCTACACCGACTCGAACAATCGAGTGCAAATCGCCTCGCTTGCTCCACTCGTTTTTGAGGTCGCAGGCTCCGGAGATTCGGTCGCCCAACAGATCCTTGATCAAGCGTCCACGGATCTTGCCGAGATGGTGAACACGCTGGTCGCTCGCCTTGGCATGTCCGACCACCCCTGCTCATTGGCAGGCACCGGCAGCGTGCTGATTCATCAACCAGCGTTCACACAAAGCGTCCGTGACAAGCTGGCACGAACTGGAATCGAAACCACCTACCGTGCGATTCCTGAATCAGTGGCAGGCACGCTGGTGATTGCAATGGGATCGACCACAACTCACTGA
- a CDS encoding transglutaminase-like domain-containing protein encodes MMDRTASRRALSRFIRTLPCPGFSSILPSDSNAAKNRVAKVLTLACLTAALLPSGCDLPDRYDIQTFEKPAPWHAETTPSFASQARNTARPSSAADAMRQSGMPEILTPNQTPSNTTETVSGKPGSHASAGTTENRLADEWESWQIHSLRSTILGGIHAKSTRTADNEIKVELEEQGLTYRGMLQILESNQQTFWHDANGDLKKVDCTFRRGPIESHRTIEITANEVQFVDNRLVATKKKTLPIHSPLGGPLHVYQTLRRKPLQEGEIREANVLLPILGEVATLRLQHNSLASPSVLTPQGFQEVVLQEASCLLSLGPQRQRESVYWFDDQGQVQLYHVANEQRFSYGCNASQYKLLGQEFLNQDYPIALQVQGKPLETEASLLAGDLQQVGYEIIWATPPAPESVASDPPGEANEPESEPSADNQDNQIALAPRQYLRRSGDQAQQKLIVSRTPVPPSKLRDRFDQFGGESTPADLAATSLVDYRSATVRRIANATANSPDFTLAERAMEMNRTVHSLLSFQALSQGMRAASQIADSSTADSTEQSILLMALLRSAGIPSRMALGIRYQSADHVAPTRDVALPFQTRARLPEGNRFVYHAWVVAKVDDQWISLDPVAGTETQPDCLAIETTDMKDIDPIELIEEFIDKLSRMQISIYAVIRGA; translated from the coding sequence ATGATGGATCGAACAGCATCCCGACGGGCTTTGTCCCGTTTCATTCGTACTTTGCCCTGCCCAGGGTTTTCATCGATTCTTCCCAGCGATTCAAACGCTGCGAAAAACCGAGTTGCGAAAGTGCTCACGCTGGCATGCCTGACGGCAGCGTTGCTCCCCAGCGGCTGTGACTTACCCGATCGGTACGACATCCAGACGTTTGAAAAGCCTGCTCCTTGGCACGCGGAAACAACGCCTTCGTTTGCCTCTCAGGCACGCAACACAGCGCGGCCCTCGTCCGCCGCCGATGCGATGCGGCAATCCGGCATGCCAGAGATCCTCACTCCCAACCAGACGCCCTCCAACACGACCGAAACCGTTTCGGGCAAACCCGGTTCGCACGCCTCCGCCGGAACAACCGAAAACCGACTCGCCGACGAGTGGGAGTCGTGGCAAATTCACAGCCTCCGTTCGACCATCTTGGGCGGCATTCATGCCAAGTCCACTCGCACCGCGGACAACGAGATCAAGGTCGAACTGGAAGAACAAGGGCTGACCTATCGCGGCATGCTGCAAATCCTGGAGTCGAACCAACAAACGTTCTGGCACGATGCCAATGGCGACCTGAAGAAAGTGGACTGCACATTTCGACGTGGACCGATCGAATCACATCGCACGATCGAGATCACCGCCAACGAAGTCCAGTTCGTTGACAACCGCTTGGTCGCGACCAAGAAGAAGACGCTGCCGATCCATTCACCACTGGGCGGCCCGCTGCACGTCTACCAGACGCTGCGCCGAAAACCTTTGCAAGAGGGTGAAATTCGCGAAGCCAATGTTTTGCTTCCAATCCTGGGGGAAGTGGCAACCCTTCGACTGCAACACAACTCGCTCGCTTCGCCTTCCGTCCTGACACCGCAGGGATTCCAAGAAGTCGTGCTGCAGGAAGCATCTTGCCTGTTGTCACTGGGGCCCCAACGACAACGCGAAAGCGTTTATTGGTTTGACGACCAAGGCCAGGTGCAGCTCTACCACGTCGCCAACGAACAACGATTTTCGTACGGCTGCAATGCCTCGCAATACAAGCTGCTGGGGCAAGAGTTCCTCAACCAAGACTATCCGATTGCCTTGCAAGTGCAGGGCAAACCGCTTGAGACCGAAGCGAGTTTGTTGGCAGGTGACCTCCAGCAGGTCGGCTACGAAATCATCTGGGCCACACCGCCCGCGCCCGAGTCCGTGGCATCGGATCCACCTGGGGAGGCAAACGAACCAGAATCCGAACCATCCGCGGACAACCAAGACAATCAGATCGCTCTGGCTCCCCGTCAGTACCTACGACGCAGTGGTGACCAAGCACAGCAAAAGCTGATCGTTTCCCGGACCCCCGTTCCACCTTCCAAGCTTCGCGACCGCTTTGACCAGTTCGGAGGCGAGAGCACCCCCGCTGACTTGGCCGCGACTTCGTTGGTGGACTATCGCTCCGCCACGGTTCGCCGCATTGCCAACGCAACTGCCAACAGCCCCGACTTCACGTTGGCGGAACGAGCGATGGAGATGAACCGCACCGTTCACTCCTTGCTGTCGTTCCAAGCGCTCTCGCAAGGGATGCGTGCGGCCAGCCAAATTGCGGACTCATCGACAGCTGACAGCACCGAGCAGTCCATTCTGCTGATGGCACTGTTGCGATCCGCCGGGATTCCATCCCGAATGGCCTTGGGAATCCGTTACCAATCCGCTGACCACGTTGCCCCCACCCGTGATGTGGCGTTGCCATTCCAAACACGGGCTCGCCTTCCCGAAGGCAACCGCTTTGTCTATCACGCCTGGGTCGTGGCGAAAGTCGACGACCAATGGATCTCGTTGGACCCCGTCGCTGGCACCGAAACCCAACCGGATTGCTTGGCAATTGAGACCACCGACATGAAAGACATCGATCCGATTGAGCTGATCGAGGAATTCATCGACAAACTCTCGCGAATGCAGATCAGCATCTACGCGGTCATTCGCGGTGCCTGA
- a CDS encoding cupin domain-containing protein has translation MKPQRMHANPANQRATPGPSQPELVDLTRIEPVECPCGLARRAFADSPHFPGTLHLTQISLDAQTHFHRDHTEIYVILNCDADAAIELDGELHPVRPLMSILIPPQVKHRAVGKMEVLIVCTPEFDSADEHFGDPAVKSAKNSTVP, from the coding sequence ATGAAACCCCAGCGAATGCACGCGAATCCGGCAAACCAACGGGCCACCCCGGGACCCTCCCAGCCCGAACTCGTGGATTTAACACGAATCGAACCGGTGGAGTGCCCCTGTGGGCTGGCCCGACGCGCCTTCGCGGACTCGCCCCATTTCCCAGGCACGTTGCATCTGACCCAAATCAGTCTGGACGCCCAAACACACTTCCACCGCGATCACACCGAGATCTACGTGATCTTGAACTGCGACGCCGATGCGGCCATCGAACTCGATGGCGAACTTCATCCCGTCCGTCCCCTGATGTCCATTCTCATTCCTCCCCAGGTCAAACACCGTGCGGTGGGGAAAATGGAGGTCTTGATCGTGTGCACCCCTGAATTCGACTCTGCGGACGAACACTTCGGTGATCCTGCCGTGAAGTCAGCCAAAAACTCGACTGTCCCGTAG